The Sediminispirochaeta smaragdinae DSM 11293 genome has a segment encoding these proteins:
- a CDS encoding PAS domain-containing sensor histidine kinase translates to MEIESSEEILTFFQNLLKSTDTIIIIADADVHIKYWNEKAEQFFNIKESSVRGRKLSDIAIPQFIKPVMEAVKEAVEKRWQVFLPDLYIRQENDTGRYIGLNIVPIYLQSGTHAGFLIDGKDITETREMKRQNEESQKFRAIGEMAAGIIHEINTPVQFIKNNLQYLNACTDEVRSWLNTPGSEGKREILSTVEDFPEVLHQSLEGIDRITSIIRSLRNYAHPGYDKPVPFSPSQALEDAVTLSENQWKHIARLHTLLPEKPIMVQGFPSLFSQAMVNIIINATHAIEERFGDDALSKGIIEIELEEVGSRAVIRISDNGTGMTEEVKSRVFEPFFTTKPQGKGTGQGLAIVYTAITGKHRGSIHVDSLSGEGTTFTIEVPKG, encoded by the coding sequence ATGGAAATCGAGAGTTCGGAAGAGATCCTCACGTTTTTTCAAAATCTTCTCAAATCAACCGATACCATTATCATTATTGCCGATGCCGATGTTCATATTAAATATTGGAATGAGAAAGCAGAACAGTTTTTTAATATAAAAGAGTCCTCTGTCCGGGGACGAAAACTAAGCGATATCGCTATTCCTCAATTTATAAAACCGGTCATGGAGGCCGTCAAAGAAGCGGTGGAAAAACGATGGCAGGTATTTCTCCCCGACCTTTACATCAGGCAGGAGAATGATACCGGACGATATATCGGGCTGAATATTGTTCCGATCTATCTCCAAAGCGGTACTCATGCCGGTTTTCTTATCGATGGAAAGGACATTACCGAAACCAGGGAGATGAAGCGACAAAATGAAGAAAGCCAGAAATTTCGTGCCATAGGAGAGATGGCTGCGGGGATTATCCATGAAATCAATACCCCGGTCCAATTTATAAAGAACAACCTACAATATTTGAATGCCTGTACCGATGAGGTGAGATCTTGGCTTAACACGCCGGGAAGCGAGGGAAAGAGGGAGATTCTTTCCACCGTAGAGGATTTTCCGGAGGTCCTTCACCAATCCCTTGAAGGAATCGATCGTATCACCAGCATCATTCGGTCTCTCCGCAATTATGCGCATCCGGGCTATGATAAACCGGTGCCGTTTTCTCCCTCCCAGGCCCTTGAGGATGCAGTGACGCTTTCCGAGAATCAGTGGAAACATATAGCCCGACTTCATACCCTTCTCCCGGAAAAGCCTATCATGGTTCAGGGCTTCCCTTCGCTCTTTTCTCAGGCCATGGTCAACATCATTATAAACGCTACCCATGCCATAGAAGAACGATTTGGCGATGACGCCCTCTCTAAGGGAATTATTGAGATAGAACTTGAAGAAGTTGGCAGTAGGGCGGTAATTCGGATCAGCGATAACGGTACGGGAATGACCGAAGAGGTTAAAAGTAGGGTATTTGAGCCTTTTTTTACCACGAAGCCTCAGGGCAAGGGCACAGGGCAGGGACTTGCCATTGTCTATACGGCCATAACCGGTAAGCATAGGGGTTCGATCCATGTGGATTCTCTTTCCGGAGAGGGGACCACATTTACCATCGAGGTGCCGAAAGGATGA
- a CDS encoding DUF342 domain-containing protein: MPLPDDTLLEVTGFEDIHSLKDLLQLRESLMRLYTAMAPEGGGDAFDQLPKTVFLTEGDPVCRLMADVASAEGLSLSRQLPFDRQSIEFSRDGKWFLYQTKLSGYLVWNEGLAVISPILRLSPYLLSFRRVPLCDGKEGLSFYLSTFCEARRRSNLDPNITILSPEEAALLPNGPEVETPLIRGLEPLPGRDARIRVLVKEETPVDSLLDQVDYRDFHHYIVASTDQLLVEKEEATAGRTGVTVDGKRIEVDPGKDRPFTGEENIRAESKNGVTRFFAAIGGVVHLSDHSVSVTELMVVEGNVDLKTGNVVYEKDVLIKGSVLSGFSVFSKGSVFITGLVENGVELRSEGNLSVQGGVIGSDTRIQAGGDAAFGFVQDARVYCEGNLLINKYALNAHLFAGGVLSVFGKGVKERHQAVSGGSCAAMLELRLHSVGSSVQDTSLIAGYNSYAEQSLRNIEEAIAALELHINKLMSHIGLDLDLTKAKDRIINMRPDQRAKLKGKLVELKMHGAKREELLLELERRKEAVYQHNPELLKITIHGQLVPRVSVQMMDDLRLYKAATSGVALSFRDGAIVGI; encoded by the coding sequence ATGCCGCTACCTGATGACACGTTGCTGGAAGTGACGGGATTTGAAGATATTCATAGCCTGAAAGATCTTCTTCAACTTAGAGAATCTCTTATGCGGCTTTATACTGCAATGGCACCAGAGGGCGGAGGAGATGCGTTCGATCAGCTTCCCAAAACCGTTTTCCTTACCGAAGGTGATCCTGTCTGCCGCCTTATGGCCGATGTTGCTTCTGCAGAGGGGCTTTCCCTTTCTCGGCAACTTCCCTTTGATCGCCAAAGTATCGAGTTTTCACGGGATGGAAAATGGTTTTTGTACCAGACAAAGCTCTCCGGCTATCTTGTTTGGAATGAGGGCCTTGCCGTTATTTCTCCGATTCTTCGACTCTCTCCCTATCTTCTCAGTTTTCGAAGAGTACCACTTTGCGACGGCAAGGAAGGACTCTCTTTCTATCTTTCGACCTTCTGTGAAGCACGCCGCCGCAGCAACCTTGATCCGAATATTACCATACTCTCTCCAGAAGAGGCGGCGCTGCTTCCCAACGGGCCTGAGGTGGAAACTCCATTAATCAGGGGCCTTGAGCCGCTTCCGGGCAGAGATGCCCGGATTCGTGTTCTTGTCAAGGAAGAGACGCCCGTGGATTCTCTGCTCGATCAGGTCGATTATCGGGATTTTCATCACTATATTGTCGCCTCTACGGATCAGCTTCTGGTTGAAAAAGAGGAAGCGACGGCTGGACGGACAGGCGTTACCGTCGACGGTAAGCGTATCGAGGTCGATCCCGGAAAGGATCGTCCCTTTACCGGGGAAGAAAATATCCGGGCCGAATCGAAAAATGGCGTAACCCGTTTTTTTGCGGCTATCGGTGGTGTCGTTCATCTTTCCGATCACAGTGTGTCTGTTACCGAGCTTATGGTCGTCGAAGGTAATGTCGATCTGAAAACTGGCAACGTCGTCTATGAGAAAGATGTACTCATCAAGGGATCGGTGCTAAGCGGCTTTTCCGTTTTTTCCAAAGGATCGGTCTTTATTACCGGCCTGGTGGAAAACGGTGTAGAGCTTCGAAGCGAAGGTAATCTTTCGGTTCAAGGTGGTGTCATTGGTTCTGATACCAGGATCCAGGCAGGTGGGGATGCCGCTTTCGGTTTTGTACAGGATGCCCGTGTCTACTGTGAAGGTAATCTACTGATCAACAAGTATGCACTCAATGCACATCTCTTTGCAGGAGGAGTTCTTTCCGTTTTTGGTAAGGGAGTAAAGGAACGGCACCAGGCCGTGAGCGGGGGTAGTTGTGCGGCAATGTTGGAACTTCGCCTTCACAGTGTCGGTTCTTCGGTCCAGGATACCTCTCTCATTGCCGGTTACAACAGCTATGCGGAACAGTCCCTTCGGAATATCGAGGAGGCAATAGCGGCTCTTGAGCTTCATATCAATAAGCTCATGAGTCATATCGGCCTTGATTTAGATCTGACAAAGGCAAAGGACCGAATTATAAACATGCGACCGGATCAACGTGCAAAATTGAAAGGAAAACTTGTTGAATTAAAGATGCATGGCGCCAAACGAGAGGAGCTTTTGCTTGAACTGGAGCGACGGAAGGAAGCGGTCTATCAACACAATCCCGAACTTTTGAAAATCACGATACATGGACAGCTTGTTCCGCGTGTATCGGTCCAGATGATGGATGACTTACGACTCTATAAAGCAGCAACCAGTGGTGTGGCACTTTCTTTTCGCGATGGGGCCATTGTTGGAATATAG
- a CDS encoding response regulator, whose amino-acid sequence MLKVFFVDDDTSILNSFRRLLQYYRKQFDFSFFNNGNDAVASDIVPDVLITDAMMPGLSGMDLISLLKERIPGLITIILSGEVGASFPDELGIDYFLEKPCDVEDIIDILEKYEA is encoded by the coding sequence ATGCTGAAGGTGTTTTTTGTTGACGATGATACAAGTATACTGAATAGTTTTCGGCGTTTGCTTCAGTATTATCGAAAACAATTTGATTTCTCCTTTTTCAATAACGGAAACGATGCTGTAGCCTCCGATATTGTCCCTGATGTTTTGATTACGGATGCCATGATGCCGGGACTTTCCGGCATGGACTTGATCAGCTTGCTGAAGGAACGCATTCCCGGCCTCATAACGATCATTTTGAGCGGAGAGGTCGGTGCAAGCTTTCCCGACGAACTTGGTATCGACTATTTTCTTGAGAAGCCCTGCGATGTTGAGGATATCATCGATATTTTGGAGAAGTATGAAGCATGA
- a CDS encoding DUF2087 domain-containing protein — protein sequence MLNNNDIYLSKTIQEDLSRGYRSEFASGRERYCCLFCGMVREKGRVYPQDDLLLDAEASMRYHLQERHGGVFAALLKAGKELHGFSQLQCDMLSLMYEGKNDQEIAAMSGGKATSTVRNHRFQFRRRRREALIQLAILNLLEMREREGSDQDGLYSFAAGLSVHDDRTVVTRREAETIMRKYLDLAVDGHVVCLKKWPKKQKEKLLVLDRIVRRFEAGKHYAEVEVNDILGSITDDYVTIRRYLIDYGLLERKEGGGEYYRGR from the coding sequence ATGTTAAACAATAACGATATTTATCTATCAAAAACCATTCAGGAAGATCTTTCCCGCGGTTACCGAAGCGAGTTTGCATCAGGGAGAGAACGCTATTGTTGTCTTTTCTGCGGTATGGTCCGTGAAAAGGGCCGTGTATATCCCCAGGATGATCTTTTGTTGGATGCCGAGGCTTCCATGCGCTATCATCTGCAGGAACGTCATGGAGGAGTCTTCGCCGCTCTTCTTAAGGCTGGAAAAGAGCTCCACGGTTTTTCTCAACTACAGTGTGACATGCTTTCTCTCATGTATGAAGGGAAAAACGATCAGGAGATTGCTGCGATGAGCGGCGGAAAGGCGACATCGACCGTTCGAAATCATCGTTTCCAATTCCGTCGCAGGAGACGAGAGGCCTTAATTCAGTTGGCTATCCTCAACCTTTTGGAAATGAGAGAACGAGAGGGCAGTGACCAGGATGGTCTGTACTCCTTTGCCGCAGGTTTGTCGGTTCATGATGACCGTACCGTGGTAACGCGTCGGGAAGCAGAAACAATCATGCGGAAATATCTTGATCTTGCCGTCGACGGACATGTGGTGTGCCTAAAAAAATGGCCCAAAAAACAAAAAGAAAAACTCCTTGTTCTCGATCGGATCGTTCGCCGATTTGAAGCGGGGAAACATTATGCTGAAGTCGAGGTGAATGATATTCTCGGATCCATTACCGATGATTATGTCACCATACGGCGTTATCTCATCGATTACGGCCTATTGGAACGAAAAGAGGGAGGGGGTGAATATTACCGGGGGCGCTGA
- a CDS encoding response regulator produces the protein MDHTILFVDDEENILKALGRLMRKTGYTCFFASSAKEGLEIIKKERLSVVVSDMRMPEMNGVELVRAANEIDPVSVKIILSGYSDIDDIMSAVNGGHIHSYITKPWREADLMITLMNACEMYERRIREKEMLQELKEKNEALKELNENLEKIVQARTWEIKASNLLLNSILKGTGEQDILEQGALIISKLAGNVPVFAYSLVSGNSFTSQKGVPPVEIGEKILDQLKKSLKAVVSGADLYIPLLKRDRLLGILSLTGAGRGDVPALLHRMANVLSGIRLYLSQQELVGSSSEIISSIDMMIEEADAAT, from the coding sequence ATGGATCACACGATTCTTTTTGTCGATGATGAAGAAAATATTCTGAAAGCGCTCGGCCGGCTGATGAGAAAGACCGGCTATACCTGTTTTTTTGCATCCAGCGCCAAAGAAGGGCTCGAGATCATAAAAAAAGAGCGCCTGAGCGTGGTTGTTTCGGATATGCGGATGCCGGAGATGAACGGGGTCGAGCTCGTCCGTGCCGCAAACGAGATTGATCCCGTGAGCGTGAAGATTATCCTCTCCGGCTATTCGGATATCGACGATATTATGAGCGCCGTGAACGGCGGCCACATCCATAGTTATATTACCAAACCGTGGAGAGAGGCCGACCTCATGATTACCTTGATGAATGCATGCGAGATGTACGAGCGGCGTATTCGGGAAAAAGAGATGTTGCAGGAGCTGAAAGAGAAAAATGAGGCTCTGAAAGAGTTGAATGAAAATTTAGAAAAGATCGTTCAGGCGCGCACCTGGGAGATTAAGGCCAGTAATCTGCTTCTTAATTCCATTCTCAAGGGCACTGGGGAGCAGGATATCCTGGAACAGGGGGCTCTCATTATTTCTAAACTTGCAGGGAATGTTCCTGTCTTCGCCTACTCCTTGGTAAGTGGAAACAGTTTTACCTCACAGAAAGGAGTGCCCCCTGTAGAAATCGGGGAGAAAATTCTTGATCAGCTGAAAAAAAGCTTGAAGGCCGTAGTATCCGGCGCCGATCTCTATATCCCCCTTCTTAAACGCGACCGACTTCTCGGTATCCTGTCTCTTACCGGGGCAGGCCGAGGTGATGTTCCGGCCCTGCTTCACCGGATGGCAAATGTACTCTCGGGGATACGGCTCTATCTTTCTCAGCAGGAACTTGTCGGATCCTCGTCCGAAATTATCAGTTCTATCGATATGATGATCGAGGAAGCCGATGCCGCTACCTGA
- a CDS encoding sensor histidine kinase, with amino-acid sequence MRLFSVFNKLSSIPNSPFEVLKGEYDREGILSNSNEQLRRIIDLSGFSDPVRLSDIFPKTFPVSYPKTMFSQLTNESVSIKPFFFGKRKVSYLCFERLGHLENSITFIALPFDKTSILQLLQMYTQFEGYYNSNPDLVICVDSTWHIADINSAGYLKLGYASKDEALNEDINAVFILSEEAMKYIAGELAMGNSITEFELLLNQKGGGHISGLASIFALSYGDDEPQMYYFHIKDTTLQTEAFTGQLQMNMELSELNEELNRAYASMLSQEKMAALGLLAAGMAHEINNPLGFIFNNVTVLMNHFKDLKSFVTTVRELYGQDGELALKISEIQSLDKRLDLDFVFDDITSIEQENHEGIDRIKKLLGSLKSFARKDQTERLSYYDLNAAVKDTLTISKNEYKYSIDIEEHYGKVQQFLCIAAEINQVLLNLLINAVEAIQQKKGRAERGLIIIETSQDNKYSYFRICDNGPGISEEYVRKIFDPFFTTKPIGGGSGLGLTLAHDIIVNKHKGKLEVKPSENGACFLVSIPRNLESIEE; translated from the coding sequence ATGAGACTGTTTAGCGTTTTCAACAAGCTTTCCTCTATCCCGAATAGTCCCTTTGAGGTTTTAAAGGGAGAATACGATCGTGAGGGGATCCTTTCCAATTCGAATGAACAACTCAGGCGCATCATCGATCTTTCCGGGTTTTCCGATCCCGTTCGCCTGAGCGATATCTTCCCCAAAACCTTTCCAGTTTCATATCCCAAAACTATGTTCTCCCAGCTGACCAACGAAAGTGTTTCTATAAAACCCTTTTTTTTCGGGAAAAGAAAGGTCTCCTACCTCTGTTTTGAAAGATTAGGCCATCTGGAAAACTCCATCACCTTTATCGCCTTGCCCTTTGATAAAACGAGCATCCTCCAGCTCTTGCAGATGTATACGCAGTTTGAAGGCTATTACAACAGTAACCCCGATCTTGTTATTTGCGTGGACAGCACATGGCACATTGCCGACATCAATAGCGCAGGCTACCTCAAGCTCGGATACGCTTCCAAGGATGAAGCCCTGAATGAAGATATCAATGCCGTTTTCATCCTTTCGGAAGAGGCGATGAAGTATATCGCGGGTGAGCTTGCCATGGGGAACTCCATTACCGAATTCGAGTTGCTTTTAAACCAAAAGGGGGGCGGACATATTTCCGGACTTGCTTCAATTTTTGCCCTCTCGTACGGTGACGATGAACCCCAGATGTACTATTTCCACATCAAGGATACGACCCTTCAAACCGAGGCCTTTACCGGTCAGCTTCAGATGAACATGGAGTTGAGCGAATTAAATGAGGAGCTGAACAGGGCCTATGCCTCGATGCTTTCCCAGGAAAAGATGGCGGCTTTGGGGCTTCTTGCTGCCGGTATGGCCCATGAGATTAACAATCCTCTCGGTTTTATCTTCAATAATGTTACCGTGTTGATGAATCATTTTAAGGATCTGAAGAGTTTCGTTACCACCGTGAGGGAACTCTACGGACAGGACGGTGAGCTTGCCCTTAAGATCTCCGAGATTCAGTCGCTTGATAAGCGGCTTGACCTTGATTTTGTTTTCGACGATATCACTTCCATTGAACAGGAAAATCATGAGGGTATCGATCGCATCAAAAAGCTTCTCGGAAGTCTTAAAAGCTTTGCCCGCAAGGATCAAACCGAACGACTGAGCTACTATGATCTTAACGCTGCAGTAAAAGACACCCTTACCATTTCGAAAAACGAGTATAAGTATTCTATTGATATTGAAGAACACTACGGTAAGGTTCAGCAGTTTCTCTGCATTGCCGCCGAAATAAACCAGGTCCTGTTGAATCTTTTAATCAATGCAGTAGAGGCTATCCAGCAAAAAAAGGGGAGGGCTGAACGTGGCTTGATCATTATTGAAACAAGTCAGGATAATAAGTACAGCTACTTCCGCATCTGTGACAATGGCCCCGGCATCAGTGAAGAATATGTGCGAAAAATATTCGATCCCTTTTTTACAACCAAACCGATAGGCGGCGGTAGCGGACTTGGGCTGACCCTGGCCCATGATATTATTGTGAATAAGCATAAGGGAAAACTGGAGGTGAAACCTTCGGAAAACGGTGCCTGTTTTCTCGTTTCCATTCCCAGAAATTTGGAATCGATTGAGGAGTAA
- a CDS encoding class I fructose-bisphosphate aldolase, protein MRRMNKIFRGDGRTVIVAMDHGTGLPVLPDLNKTGDVLQKIVAGGADAILTSYGIATRYEEEISGAGLILRLDGGNSALSKNSAGNQVFSPEDAVRIGSDGCACMGFPGAENEVATLTQVSRYAVEARTWGMPLMAEMLPGGFAPEPPNSVENVRLAARIGAECGADIIKTVYTGTPKEFKSVVDGCFRPVVILGGEKSSNLAGLFLIIEQAMEAGASGVAIGRNVWKHPDPGAVTQALVELVHDGKSAGEVGSNL, encoded by the coding sequence ATGAGACGCATGAACAAAATTTTTCGCGGCGACGGCCGGACGGTTATTGTGGCAATGGACCACGGAACAGGTTTGCCGGTATTGCCTGATTTGAACAAGACGGGAGATGTCTTGCAGAAGATTGTTGCGGGAGGGGCGGACGCCATCCTGACCAGTTATGGGATAGCAACACGGTATGAAGAAGAAATTTCGGGAGCCGGTCTGATTCTTCGGCTTGACGGCGGGAACAGTGCTTTATCGAAAAATTCTGCCGGTAACCAGGTTTTCTCTCCTGAGGATGCGGTAAGAATTGGAAGCGACGGTTGTGCATGTATGGGCTTTCCCGGCGCTGAAAACGAAGTGGCCACCTTGACACAGGTGTCTCGTTATGCAGTGGAGGCCCGAACGTGGGGAATGCCACTGATGGCTGAGATGCTCCCCGGCGGATTCGCCCCTGAACCTCCCAATAGCGTGGAAAATGTCCGCCTGGCGGCAAGAATAGGGGCGGAATGCGGGGCCGATATCATCAAAACCGTCTATACCGGTACACCCAAAGAGTTTAAGAGTGTGGTTGATGGCTGTTTCCGACCCGTTGTTATTCTCGGAGGAGAAAAATCCTCGAATCTTGCAGGGCTCTTTTTGATAATCGAACAGGCCATGGAAGCCGGTGCTTCCGGTGTTGCAATCGGCAGAAACGTCTGGAAACATCCGGATCCCGGTGCCGTTACCCAGGCCTTGGTTGAATTGGTTCACGATGGAAAGAGCGCCGGAGAAGTCGGTTCTAATCTATAG
- a CDS encoding GntR family transcriptional regulator, whose protein sequence is MKQNSGLDPSSPIPLYFQLQEILRKQIGAGEYKPGDLIPSEKELQERFGVSRITVRNAINGLVFEDLLVKKQGHGTMVALPRIVEDFSRLKSFTEKMRDLGTDPDRIETRVLRAKRISASQRIGGHLKIPVSDTLIYIKRLRLIDGEPVAVFESYIRAELGIGEDEDFTRSIYEIFEKDHKLKIIGAEKSIEASCAQGEEAALLHLQEGDSTLIIRHTTFAEGNLPIEYAEGVYRADRYKYVVRLKR, encoded by the coding sequence GTGAAACAAAACAGCGGACTTGATCCTTCCAGCCCCATCCCCCTCTATTTCCAGTTGCAGGAGATCCTTCGCAAACAGATCGGAGCCGGGGAGTACAAACCGGGAGACCTTATTCCAAGTGAAAAGGAACTACAGGAACGGTTCGGTGTTAGTAGAATTACGGTCAGAAATGCCATTAATGGCCTGGTCTTCGAAGATCTTTTGGTAAAAAAGCAGGGCCATGGTACCATGGTTGCCTTACCCCGAATCGTCGAGGATTTTTCCCGCCTTAAAAGCTTTACCGAAAAGATGCGGGATTTGGGGACGGATCCCGACAGGATTGAGACCCGTGTCCTCCGCGCCAAGCGGATTAGTGCCTCTCAAAGAATCGGGGGGCATCTGAAGATTCCCGTTTCCGATACACTGATTTATATCAAAAGACTTCGTCTTATCGATGGTGAGCCCGTTGCCGTTTTTGAAAGCTATATCAGGGCGGAGCTCGGTATTGGTGAGGACGAGGACTTTACCAGATCCATCTATGAGATTTTCGAAAAGGACCACAAGTTGAAGATTATCGGTGCTGAAAAGAGCATCGAGGCAAGTTGTGCACAGGGTGAGGAGGCGGCACTTTTGCACCTTCAGGAGGGCGACTCGACCCTGATTATTCGCCATACGACCTTTGCCGAGGGTAACCTTCCGATCGAATATGCCGAGGGAGTGTATCGCGCCGATCGCTACAAATATGTTGTGCGGCTCAAGAGGTAG
- a CDS encoding xylulokinase, with product MFLGFDIGTGSVKCTLLSEAGSVKTFSAGYEGLPGSVGRQESGTLIDALRRLLGEAASFARSSGEAIKALSASGHGPSLVVLNKRGEAEPTFLTWQDASASAEAEEIAAAIPGFTKTGECWEAKLLSAWRRLGSAWHGERALYPKDFALYLLCGRIFTDRSTATTLAFYDADASTWRQPLCGIDERFFPEVLESWEEVGRTRTTFSRACGLEDGIAVFGGGIDAWCEALGAGAVEEGMLVDGSGTSTCLSICRPKDEEPLEHVIPGKSYRIETISFTGGSIRWAEQLLGLSVDRWKREYRASGPIPLLFLPYLIGERSPIWDEDASALFIGLRSSHDAGAVMHAVLQGTACAVGQCLSLITPKIEGSIVRAVGGGAENLPWLGMKAGITGASFAVMREKDASPLGAAILAAFGSGHGSLRELTKRFAKIERTIEPDPAVKEQYGRLAGSYRRLYEIVKDEMKLLAEERRRR from the coding sequence ATGTTTTTGGGTTTTGATATCGGTACCGGCAGCGTAAAGTGCACGCTACTTTCCGAAGCGGGAAGTGTGAAAACTTTTTCGGCAGGCTACGAGGGATTACCCGGAAGTGTAGGCCGTCAGGAAAGCGGGACGCTGATAGACGCCCTAAGACGGCTACTCGGAGAGGCGGCGAGCTTTGCCCGTTCTTCGGGAGAGGCGATCAAAGCCCTTTCGGCTTCGGGCCATGGTCCCTCTCTGGTGGTTCTCAATAAGCGTGGAGAGGCCGAACCGACGTTTTTGACCTGGCAGGATGCCTCCGCTTCGGCCGAAGCGGAGGAGATTGCGGCTGCCATCCCCGGCTTTACCAAAACCGGCGAATGTTGGGAGGCTAAGCTTTTATCCGCCTGGCGCCGCCTCGGTTCTGCGTGGCATGGCGAGAGGGCCCTTTATCCGAAGGATTTTGCCCTTTATCTTTTGTGCGGCAGAATCTTTACCGACCGTTCGACGGCAACAACGCTCGCCTTTTACGATGCCGATGCCTCTACCTGGCGTCAGCCCTTGTGTGGCATCGACGAACGCTTTTTTCCGGAGGTTCTTGAGTCCTGGGAAGAGGTGGGGCGTACCAGAACCACCTTCAGCAGAGCCTGCGGGCTCGAGGACGGAATAGCGGTTTTCGGCGGAGGGATAGACGCTTGGTGCGAGGCCTTGGGCGCGGGAGCAGTGGAAGAGGGGATGTTGGTTGACGGCTCAGGAACCTCCACCTGCCTGAGTATCTGCCGTCCCAAGGATGAGGAGCCCTTGGAACATGTGATTCCCGGCAAAAGCTATCGTATCGAAACCATTTCCTTTACCGGCGGTAGCATTCGCTGGGCGGAGCAGCTGCTCGGTTTGTCTGTCGATCGCTGGAAACGGGAGTACCGTGCCTCCGGGCCGATTCCGCTTCTTTTCCTCCCTTATCTCATAGGAGAGCGGAGCCCAATCTGGGATGAAGATGCTTCTGCCCTTTTTATCGGTCTTCGCAGCAGTCATGATGCAGGGGCTGTGATGCATGCTGTACTTCAGGGAACCGCCTGTGCGGTGGGGCAGTGCCTCTCCCTCATTACCCCTAAGATTGAAGGAAGTATTGTCAGAGCCGTCGGAGGGGGAGCAGAGAATCTCCCCTGGCTCGGTATGAAGGCAGGGATTACCGGGGCGTCCTTTGCGGTCATGAGAGAAAAGGACGCATCGCCCCTGGGCGCCGCTATTCTGGCGGCCTTCGGTTCCGGACATGGATCGCTTCGTGAGCTTACGAAGCGATTTGCAAAGATCGAACGTACCATTGAACCGGATCCGGCCGTGAAAGAACAGTATGGGAGACTTGCCGGTTCTTATCGCCGGTTGTATGAAATCGTGAAGGATGAAATGAAATTGCTGGCAGAGGAAAGGAGAAGAAGATGA
- the leuB gene encoding 3-isopropylmalate dehydrogenase encodes MKTFRVAVLPGDGIGPEVMTESLRVLEAAGKKYDIAMKFEQALIGGAAIDATGSPLPDETLNLCRSADAVLLGSVGGPKWDNLPPKQRPELGGLLAIRKALKLYANLRPVRLYPALFDQCPVRIPSGSGVDLLTVRELSSGIYFGEPKELDESHGLDTMLYEAETVSRIAKVAFEAAARRRGTLTSVDKANVLSASILWRNVVAKMGADYPSVELNHMYVDNAAMQLILNPGGFDVLVTGNLFGDILSDESAALAGSLGMLPSASIGESVNLFEPSGGSAPDIAGKGIANPIAQILSGAMMFEYSFDRVDAARAVEAAIEAALNDGVRTGDVAGGASSVGTRQMADAVIKRLS; translated from the coding sequence ATGAAGACCTTTCGTGTTGCAGTCCTTCCTGGAGACGGTATCGGCCCCGAGGTCATGACCGAGAGCCTTCGGGTTCTTGAGGCGGCCGGAAAGAAGTATGACATAGCAATGAAATTCGAGCAGGCGCTTATCGGGGGAGCCGCCATCGATGCCACGGGATCTCCCCTTCCTGATGAAACCCTCAACCTCTGCCGGTCTGCAGATGCCGTTCTCCTCGGTTCTGTCGGCGGACCGAAATGGGACAACTTGCCGCCGAAACAGCGGCCGGAGTTGGGCGGCTTACTTGCCATTCGCAAGGCCCTCAAGCTCTATGCAAACCTGCGGCCGGTTCGCCTCTATCCCGCGCTCTTTGATCAGTGTCCGGTTCGGATTCCTTCGGGATCGGGCGTTGACCTTTTAACGGTCAGAGAGCTTTCTTCGGGAATCTACTTTGGCGAGCCGAAAGAGCTTGATGAGAGCCATGGCCTCGATACGATGCTGTATGAGGCAGAGACGGTGAGCCGAATTGCAAAGGTGGCCTTCGAGGCGGCAGCGCGGCGCAGGGGAACATTGACCAGCGTGGACAAGGCAAATGTACTTTCCGCCAGCATCCTCTGGCGTAATGTGGTGGCAAAAATGGGAGCCGATTACCCTTCCGTTGAGCTGAACCACATGTATGTTGACAATGCTGCCATGCAACTTATTCTCAATCCAGGGGGCTTCGATGTCCTCGTAACGGGGAATCTTTTCGGCGACATCCTCTCCGATGAATCGGCGGCCCTTGCCGGCAGCCTGGGAATGCTTCCTTCGGCAAGCATTGGTGAAAGCGTGAATCTTTTTGAACCGTCCGGGGGATCTGCACCCGACATTGCGGGAAAGGGCATTGCAAATCCGATTGCCCAGATCCTTTCGGGAGCCATGATGTTCGAATATTCCTTCGACCGGGTGGATGCCGCACGTGCCGTTGAAGCTGCCATTGAGGCTGCCCTAAACGACGGCGTTCGTACAGGCGACGTAGCCGGTGGCGCCTCCTCTGTCGGGACCCGACAGATGGCTGACGCGGTGATCAAACGACTCTCCTAA